Genomic DNA from Bacteroidales bacterium:
GTTGGCAATCATATTAAAACAATGCACAGCATGAAATATATTATTTTGATTACAGGAATAATTGCGGTAACAAACTTATTTGGACAAGAATTTAAAAAAATTGACTATCAGGTAGATTTTGGCACAACATTTTCAATCCCATACAAAAAGACTATTGAGATATGGACTAACATTGAAGGACACCCTAAAACAGATTATAGTTCAGGATTTGGTTATTTTTTTGAGTTTATGATTTCCTATAATATCAACACAAATCTTGCGATTATTTCCGGACTTAATTACAATCTAAATAAGTTTGAAATATATGATAAAATTGGATTAACAGAAAGTAAAGGTGATTTGACGAGTTCATATCTTCATTTACCCATATTAATTAATTATAGTGTATCTGATAAATTACCAATATCAATATCAGCTGGGACATATTTAGAATTTTTGATTAATGCAAGAGAAAAGGGAACATCTTACATTGATACTGCCGGATTTGTTTTTGGAGACGTACCAGACCCAGTTATAGTGGCAATTGAGCCTGTTCAAGATTACAATAATGATATTAAGAAGAATTATAAAGATTTTGATTTTGGTTTGTCTGTCCAGCTTGATTATAAATTAACATTAAGCGACAGATTGTTATGTGTAGTTTTTAGCAGGTTTAATTATGGATTATTAGATGTGATTACAAATGATATACAGGTAAATAGTAGTGCCAGTAAATGGAAAAACTATAATTTACTGATTGGAATAGGTTTAAAACTTTGATAGTTGAGTCCACTACAAAAAGTCTAT
This window encodes:
- a CDS encoding PorT family protein — translated: MKYIILITGIIAVTNLFGQEFKKIDYQVDFGTTFSIPYKKTIEIWTNIEGHPKTDYSSGFGYFFEFMISYNINTNLAIISGLNYNLNKFEIYDKIGLTESKGDLTSSYLHLPILINYSVSDKLPISISAGTYLEFLINAREKGTSYIDTAGFVFGDVPDPVIVAIEPVQDYNNDIKKNYKDFDFGLSVQLDYKLTLSDRLLCVVFSRFNYGLLDVITNDIQVNSSASKWKNYNLLIGIGLKL